In one Brassica oleracea var. oleracea cultivar TO1000 chromosome C9, BOL, whole genome shotgun sequence genomic region, the following are encoded:
- the LOC106315669 gene encoding BOI-related E3 ubiquitin-protein ligase 1-like isoform X1 has protein sequence MFFLNRNGQEGIDFSPELQKSHLPSITAGLPSNSKSNGVDKRKRAREDYSVIDLETTAAPMNPPPCTPPQFISSRQTLNVVSTGLRLSQGQSQSIEQRSSSSPMIDGNFAGEINGQADELDRFLQTQGEQLRCMLADTSERHYRELLRTREESVRRRLREKEAEIERATRRHAELEARAAQIEKEARAWQVRAAAKEAEAMSLQARLQQVVAHGGGVTAAEPKLKSVDSVDEAGDAESVYVDPDRFESNGPSCRICRRRAATVLALPCRHLILCKGCDGSVRVCPLCLSLKNSSVEVFFF, from the exons ATGTTCTTCCTCAACAG AAACGGCCAAGAAGGGATTGATTTTTCACCGGAGCTGCAAAAGTCTCACTTGCCTTCAATCACCGCCGGTTTGCCTTCTAATTCCAAATCGAACG GGGTTGATAAAAGAAAGCGAGCCAGAGAAGATTATTCGGTGATTGATTTAGAAACCACGGCGGCTCCTATGAACCCGCCGCCATGTACACCGCCGCAGTTTATCAGCAGTCGACAAACTCTTAATGTAGTATCCACCGGTCTCCGTTTGTCTCAGGGACAATCACAGAGTATAGAACAGCGGTCATCATCTTCGCCGATGATAGACGGTAACTTCGCCGGTGAAATCAATGGCCAAGCGGATGAGTTAGATAGATTTCTTCAAACCCAG GGAGAGCAGTTGAGGTGCATGTTAGCGGACACCAGCGAGAGACACTATCGTGAGCTTCTGAGAACGAGGGAAGAATCTGTCAGGCGGAGATTAAGAGAGAAAGAAGCGGAAATCGAGAGAGCCACGCGTCGTCACGCGGAGCTCGAAGCACGTGCTGCACAGATCGAAAAGGAAGCACGTGCTTGGCAGGTGAGAGCAGCGGCGAAAGAAGCCGAAGCGATGTCGTTACAAGCTCGACTGCAGCAAGTTGTTGCTCACGGCGGTGGAGTTACGGCGGCGGAACCAAAATTAAAAAGCGTAGACAGTGTGGATGAAGCTGGAGACGCTGAGTCTGTTTACGTTGATCCTGATCGATTCGAATCGAATGGACCGAGTTGCAGGATTTGTCGGCGGAGAGCGGCGACGGTGTTGGCTCTGCCGTGTCGCCATTTGATCCTGTGTAAAGGGTGCGACGGCTCTGTGCGAGTTTGTCCGCTTTGTCTTAGCTTGAAGAATTCAAGCGTGGAGGTTTTCTTCTTCTGA
- the LOC106315669 gene encoding BOI-related E3 ubiquitin-protein ligase 1-like isoform X2 produces the protein MFFLNRNGQEGIDFSPELQKSHLPSITAGVDKRKRAREDYSVIDLETTAAPMNPPPCTPPQFISSRQTLNVVSTGLRLSQGQSQSIEQRSSSSPMIDGNFAGEINGQADELDRFLQTQGEQLRCMLADTSERHYRELLRTREESVRRRLREKEAEIERATRRHAELEARAAQIEKEARAWQVRAAAKEAEAMSLQARLQQVVAHGGGVTAAEPKLKSVDSVDEAGDAESVYVDPDRFESNGPSCRICRRRAATVLALPCRHLILCKGCDGSVRVCPLCLSLKNSSVEVFFF, from the exons ATGTTCTTCCTCAACAG AAACGGCCAAGAAGGGATTGATTTTTCACCGGAGCTGCAAAAGTCTCACTTGCCTTCAATCACCGCCG GGGTTGATAAAAGAAAGCGAGCCAGAGAAGATTATTCGGTGATTGATTTAGAAACCACGGCGGCTCCTATGAACCCGCCGCCATGTACACCGCCGCAGTTTATCAGCAGTCGACAAACTCTTAATGTAGTATCCACCGGTCTCCGTTTGTCTCAGGGACAATCACAGAGTATAGAACAGCGGTCATCATCTTCGCCGATGATAGACGGTAACTTCGCCGGTGAAATCAATGGCCAAGCGGATGAGTTAGATAGATTTCTTCAAACCCAG GGAGAGCAGTTGAGGTGCATGTTAGCGGACACCAGCGAGAGACACTATCGTGAGCTTCTGAGAACGAGGGAAGAATCTGTCAGGCGGAGATTAAGAGAGAAAGAAGCGGAAATCGAGAGAGCCACGCGTCGTCACGCGGAGCTCGAAGCACGTGCTGCACAGATCGAAAAGGAAGCACGTGCTTGGCAGGTGAGAGCAGCGGCGAAAGAAGCCGAAGCGATGTCGTTACAAGCTCGACTGCAGCAAGTTGTTGCTCACGGCGGTGGAGTTACGGCGGCGGAACCAAAATTAAAAAGCGTAGACAGTGTGGATGAAGCTGGAGACGCTGAGTCTGTTTACGTTGATCCTGATCGATTCGAATCGAATGGACCGAGTTGCAGGATTTGTCGGCGGAGAGCGGCGACGGTGTTGGCTCTGCCGTGTCGCCATTTGATCCTGTGTAAAGGGTGCGACGGCTCTGTGCGAGTTTGTCCGCTTTGTCTTAGCTTGAAGAATTCAAGCGTGGAGGTTTTCTTCTTCTGA